The following are from one region of the Paenibacillus protaetiae genome:
- a CDS encoding DODA-type extradiol aromatic ring-opening family dioxygenase produces MSPLFLAHGSPMLAIEENDYSRFLQQTGASLKPDAIVIFTAHWETDDVTITHTDGVYETIYDFYGFPDELFQVKYPARGSKSYAEKVGSLLKEQGIPYQFDENRGLDHGSWTLLKHLFPQADIPVVQVSVNPYRSAKDHYEIGKALRSLSDLNVLVIGSGVTVHNLRAVNWNASEAEPWAVQFDDWLIEKLQQGDLESLFAYDSLAPNAQRAVPRAEHFVPLYVALGSGQKPEVIFRGYQFGSLSYLCLRF; encoded by the coding sequence ATGTCTCCTTTATTTTTAGCTCATGGATCGCCAATGCTTGCCATAGAAGAAAATGATTACAGCCGTTTTTTACAGCAAACGGGCGCTTCGCTGAAGCCCGATGCGATTGTCATTTTTACGGCGCATTGGGAAACGGATGATGTGACCATTACGCATACCGACGGAGTATATGAAACCATTTATGATTTCTATGGTTTCCCGGATGAGCTGTTTCAAGTAAAATATCCGGCACGAGGTTCCAAATCCTATGCCGAAAAGGTTGGAAGCCTGCTTAAAGAGCAAGGCATTCCGTATCAATTCGATGAGAATCGCGGACTTGACCACGGGTCATGGACCCTGCTGAAGCATTTGTTTCCTCAAGCGGACATTCCTGTCGTTCAAGTTTCCGTTAATCCGTACCGCAGCGCCAAAGACCATTATGAAATCGGCAAAGCGCTTCGCAGCTTGTCCGACCTTAATGTTCTTGTTATCGGGAGCGGCGTGACGGTGCATAACTTGCGCGCCGTGAACTGGAACGCGTCCGAAGCCGAGCCGTGGGCTGTCCAATTCGACGACTGGCTTATTGAAAAGCTGCAGCAAGGCGATCTCGAATCCCTTTTCGCATACGATAGCTTGGCGCCAAATGCACAACGGGCCGTCCCGCGTGCAGAGCATTTTGTGCCGCTTTATGTGGCGCTTGGAAGCGGGCAGAAGCCGGAAGTTATCTTCAGAGGGTATCAGTTTGGCTCTCTCAGCTATTTATGCCTCAGATTTTGA
- a CDS encoding DUF445 domain-containing protein encodes MKSKKIAIISLIVMAAGFLATRWLTDSWWVNMLHTGFEAGLVGGLADWFAVTALFRHPMGIPIPHTSLLLKNRNKIVNSLISAMENELLNKKSITEKLKKLRLTDWLGSGAVRFAKQRSVRLAVIEAAEQAVRRIPEDKAAVWLQQAAAHYAGRMELQPLAAKLVQSAADEGWDEKALDHALGRLKAWALKRETEDMMGKLAMQKLDELRVGGFMGFALQAFIGFMSEEKLGSMLQGILLSTIRDLSREGSAMRTKLLASVRGELQKLAGNDELIVRLQEWLRSKAESPAMLRFLEERAADGKAMLLAKLDEQRSNGGRIVVQGLRYAVELAKAHHEAVVRWEHHILEFAAHQIEVNHYRLGLLVRENLDKLDDQSLVNMLEEKIGGDLQWIRVNGAICGFLVGIVLSFI; translated from the coding sequence TTGAAATCAAAAAAAATTGCGATAATTTCGCTCATCGTGATGGCTGCCGGTTTTCTCGCAACAAGGTGGCTGACGGACAGCTGGTGGGTGAATATGCTCCATACCGGCTTTGAGGCCGGCCTTGTCGGCGGACTGGCAGACTGGTTTGCGGTAACGGCGCTGTTCCGGCATCCGATGGGCATCCCGATTCCGCATACGTCGCTGCTGCTTAAAAACCGGAACAAAATCGTCAATTCGCTTATATCGGCAATGGAAAACGAGCTGCTGAACAAAAAAAGCATTACCGAAAAGCTGAAAAAGCTTCGCCTGACCGACTGGCTTGGTTCCGGGGCGGTCCGTTTCGCGAAACAACGTTCCGTTCGGCTTGCTGTCATTGAAGCTGCGGAGCAGGCGGTCCGCCGTATACCCGAGGATAAAGCCGCTGTCTGGCTGCAGCAGGCGGCCGCCCATTACGCCGGGCGCATGGAGCTGCAGCCTTTGGCAGCGAAGCTGGTGCAGTCCGCAGCCGACGAAGGCTGGGATGAAAAAGCTCTTGATCATGCGCTGGGCCGGCTGAAGGCTTGGGCGTTAAAGCGCGAAACGGAAGATATGATGGGCAAGCTGGCGATGCAAAAGCTGGACGAGCTGCGCGTCGGCGGTTTCATGGGTTTTGCCCTGCAGGCTTTTATCGGTTTTATGAGCGAAGAGAAGCTGGGCTCCATGCTGCAAGGCATCCTGCTCTCCACGATACGCGATTTAAGCCGTGAAGGAAGTGCGATGCGTACGAAGCTGCTGGCATCGGTCCGCGGTGAACTGCAAAAGCTCGCCGGTAACGATGAACTGATCGTGCGTCTGCAGGAATGGCTGCGCAGCAAAGCGGAAAGCCCGGCAATGCTGCGTTTTTTGGAGGAACGGGCAGCGGATGGCAAAGCGATGCTGCTGGCCAAGCTGGACGAGCAGCGGTCCAATGGCGGGCGTATTGTTGTGCAGGGCTTGCGTTATGCCGTAGAGCTTGCGAAGGCGCATCACGAGGCAGTCGTCCGCTGGGAGCATCATATTCTTGAATTTGCCGCGCATCAGATTGAAGTTAACCACTACAGGCTTGGGCTGCTTGTCCGTGAAAACCTCGACAAGCTGGACGATCAGTCGCTGGTGAATATGCTGGAGGAAAAAATCGGCGGCGATCTGCAGTGGATCCGGGTGAACGGAGCGATTTGCGGATTTTTGGTCGGGATCGTATTGTCGTTTATTTAA
- the kdpC gene encoding potassium-transporting ATPase subunit KdpC: MKSASERYSVWGWVQVTIRISFVFIVLCGIIYPLVSTGAAQLLFPHQANGSLIKNSAGETIGSELIGQNFAGQQYFHGRVSSIGYQAEASGSNNYGPSNPALADRLKASIEDWKENNPEVPVSEVPLLLITNSGSGLDPHISPEAAMVQIPRISKQTGIAEGELGAMVDAHTEGRDLGLFGEPRVNVLELNIALKERMGG; encoded by the coding sequence ATGAAATCTGCTAGTGAAAGGTATTCGGTTTGGGGCTGGGTCCAAGTGACCATACGCATCAGCTTTGTTTTCATAGTCTTATGCGGAATCATTTATCCGCTTGTAAGCACGGGAGCGGCGCAGCTGCTGTTCCCTCACCAGGCAAACGGCAGCCTTATTAAGAACAGCGCCGGCGAGACGATCGGTTCGGAGCTGATCGGGCAAAATTTCGCCGGGCAGCAGTATTTCCACGGCCGGGTAAGCAGCATCGGCTATCAAGCGGAAGCGTCCGGATCCAACAACTACGGGCCGTCCAACCCGGCGCTGGCAGACCGTTTGAAAGCATCCATCGAGGATTGGAAGGAGAATAACCCCGAAGTACCGGTATCCGAAGTGCCGCTGCTGCTTATAACAAACTCCGGCTCCGGGCTTGATCCGCATATTTCACCGGAAGCGGCCATGGTGCAAATTCCGCGGATCAGCAAACAGACCGGTATCGCGGAAGGAGAGCTGGGCGCAATGGTTGACGCGCATACCGAAGGCCGGGATTTGGGATTGTTTGGCGAACCGAGAGTTAACGTGTTGGAGCTTAATATTGCGCTTAAAGAACGTATGGGAGGGTAA
- a CDS encoding GTP cyclohydrolase II, with amino-acid sequence MINNEIMNRLGERIKLIQEGGEDGSHLFLVGPIRLPVDLDGETVFFNWYSWIRTDKKETPTVEQLLNHLPASKYADQQQSSVLVYGDFQHAEDAMIRMHSICHTGDIFGSKRCDCGFQLKQSMRMIKANGTGALFYLANHEGRGIGLFSKAMAYLLQEDGMDTVDANLALGFQDDTRSYADAIVVLKELRGKPVSIITNNPRKVEALKKAGMDINKRIPLWGEASVHNEKYLSTKVNKSGHFRSEYQTALQ; translated from the coding sequence ATGATAAATAATGAAATCATGAATCGGCTTGGCGAACGGATCAAGCTTATACAAGAAGGCGGAGAGGACGGCAGCCATCTGTTTCTTGTAGGGCCAATCCGCCTCCCGGTTGATTTGGACGGAGAAACGGTATTTTTTAACTGGTACAGCTGGATTCGGACCGATAAGAAGGAAACGCCAACGGTCGAGCAGCTGCTGAACCATTTGCCGGCATCAAAATATGCGGATCAGCAGCAGTCGAGTGTGCTCGTTTACGGCGATTTTCAGCATGCGGAAGATGCGATGATCCGGATGCACAGCATATGCCATACCGGCGATATTTTTGGCAGCAAACGATGCGACTGCGGATTTCAGCTGAAGCAGTCGATGCGGATGATTAAAGCAAACGGCACGGGAGCGCTGTTTTATTTGGCGAACCATGAAGGCCGGGGGATCGGCTTGTTCAGCAAAGCAATGGCTTACCTTTTGCAGGAGGACGGCATGGATACCGTTGACGCTAATTTGGCGCTTGGGTTCCAGGATGATACCCGCAGCTATGCAGATGCGATTGTTGTGCTGAAGGAATTGCGCGGCAAGCCGGTGTCCATCATTACGAACAATCCGCGTAAAGTCGAAGCTCTCAAAAAAGCGGGCATGGACATCAACAAGCGCATACCGCTTTGGGGAGAAGCATCCGTTCATAATGAAAAATATTTGTCGACAAAGGTAAACAAATCGGGTCACTTCAGATCGGAATATCAAACCGCGCTGCAGTAA
- the kdpB gene encoding potassium-transporting ATPase subunit KdpB, whose amino-acid sequence MNDSRKKKLLTPELVGAALKDSLIKLNPVAMMKNPVMFVVEIGTVLVLLMVLFPAAFDAPGSRGFNAAVFFILLFTVLFANFAEALAEGRGKAQADTLKRTKTEMKANKVTETGIKTVLSTELRKGDLIVVEQGEMIPGDGEVVEGVASVDESAITGESAPVMKEAGGDFSSVTGGTRVVSDRIKVRITADPGESFIDRMISLVEGAKRQKTPNEIALNTLLTSLTLIFLIVVVTLGPIAGYLDIDLEIPVLISLLVCLIPTTIGGLLSAIGIAGMDRVTRFNVLAMSGKAVEAAGDINTMILDKTGTITFGNRMASDFIPVGSCSRELLPVWAAIGSVKDDTPEGRSVLDYMKKHGISYDAAIAEGGEFIPFQAETRMSGIDLTDGRKVRKGAVDAVRQWVQAQGGDVPEGLDANASAIAAEGGTPLAVAVDKKIYGLIYLKDTVKPGMKERFDQLRRMGIRTIMCTGDNPLTAATIAREAGVDDYIAESKPEDKIAVIRREQAAGKLVAMTGDGTNDAPALAQADVGLAMNSGTAAAKEAANMIDLDSDPSKIIEVVAIGKQLLMTRGALTTFSIANDVAKYFAIIPAMFMAAIPQMDTLNVMKLGSPLSAVLSALVFNAIIIPLLIPLAMKGVAYKPMSGNKLLSRNLLIYGLGGLAAPFIGIKLIDLVVHVWI is encoded by the coding sequence ATGAACGATTCACGAAAAAAGAAGCTGCTTACGCCCGAACTGGTCGGAGCAGCCTTAAAGGATAGCTTGATTAAGCTGAACCCGGTTGCGATGATGAAAAATCCCGTCATGTTTGTCGTAGAGATCGGCACCGTACTGGTGCTGCTGATGGTTTTGTTCCCGGCCGCGTTTGACGCGCCGGGAAGCAGGGGATTTAATGCAGCGGTATTTTTCATCCTGCTCTTCACCGTGCTGTTCGCGAACTTCGCGGAAGCGCTGGCCGAAGGCAGGGGCAAAGCGCAGGCGGATACGCTGAAACGGACGAAAACCGAAATGAAGGCAAATAAAGTGACGGAGACGGGCATCAAGACAGTCCTGTCCACCGAGCTGAGGAAAGGCGATTTGATTGTCGTAGAGCAAGGCGAGATGATCCCCGGCGACGGCGAAGTCGTCGAAGGCGTCGCTTCGGTGGACGAATCGGCGATTACCGGGGAATCGGCTCCGGTCATGAAAGAAGCGGGCGGCGATTTCAGCTCTGTAACCGGCGGAACACGAGTTGTCAGCGACCGGATCAAGGTGCGGATAACGGCGGATCCGGGCGAATCGTTTATCGACCGGATGATATCGCTGGTGGAAGGGGCGAAACGGCAGAAGACCCCGAACGAAATCGCGCTGAATACGCTGCTGACGAGCTTGACGCTTATTTTCCTGATCGTGGTCGTCACGCTTGGACCAATCGCCGGTTATTTGGACATTGATCTGGAAATTCCCGTATTGATCTCCCTTCTGGTCTGCCTTATTCCGACGACCATCGGCGGGCTGCTGTCCGCCATCGGCATTGCGGGCATGGATCGGGTGACCCGTTTCAACGTACTGGCGATGTCGGGGAAAGCAGTGGAAGCGGCCGGCGACATTAACACGATGATTTTGGATAAAACGGGCACGATTACGTTTGGCAACCGGATGGCAAGCGATTTTATTCCGGTTGGTTCTTGCAGCAGGGAGCTGCTGCCCGTCTGGGCGGCAATCGGCTCGGTGAAAGACGATACGCCGGAAGGGCGTTCCGTGCTGGACTACATGAAGAAACACGGCATTTCTTATGATGCGGCGATTGCAGAGGGCGGGGAGTTTATTCCGTTTCAAGCTGAAACCCGAATGAGCGGCATTGATCTGACGGACGGGCGGAAGGTGCGCAAAGGCGCCGTCGATGCGGTGCGCCAATGGGTGCAGGCGCAAGGCGGGGACGTGCCTGAGGGTTTGGACGCGAATGCCAGCGCAATTGCGGCGGAAGGCGGAACTCCGCTGGCCGTGGCGGTCGACAAAAAAATTTATGGCCTCATTTATTTGAAGGATACGGTTAAGCCGGGCATGAAGGAACGGTTCGATCAGCTTCGCCGGATGGGTATCCGCACAATCATGTGTACGGGCGACAATCCGCTTACGGCGGCGACCATTGCCAGAGAAGCGGGGGTCGACGATTATATCGCCGAAAGCAAGCCGGAGGACAAAATCGCCGTCATCCGCAGGGAACAGGCGGCAGGCAAGCTGGTCGCGATGACCGGCGACGGCACAAACGACGCTCCGGCGCTGGCGCAAGCCGACGTGGGACTTGCGATGAACAGCGGCACGGCGGCGGCCAAAGAAGCGGCCAACATGATTGATCTGGACTCCGATCCGTCCAAAATCATCGAAGTTGTCGCCATCGGCAAACAGCTGCTAATGACCCGCGGCGCGCTCACGACGTTCAGCATTGCTAACGATGTGGCCAAATATTTTGCCATCATCCCGGCGATGTTTATGGCCGCGATTCCGCAGATGGATACGCTGAACGTCATGAAGCTCGGCTCGCCGCTGTCGGCTGTTTTATCGGCGCTTGTGTTTAATGCGATTATTATTCCGCTGCTGATTCCGCTGGCGATGAAAGGTGTTGCCTACAAGCCGATGAGCGGCAACAAGCTGCTCAGCCGCAACCTGCTTATTTATGGCCTCGGCGGGCTGGCCGCTCCGTTTATCGGAATTAAGCTGATCGACTTGGTTGTTCATGTATGGATATGA
- the kdpA gene encoding potassium-transporting ATPase subunit KdpA produces MEILQMAVVVAVVILLVKPLGTYVYHVFSNEPNWTDRIFGPVERLLYKWIGLKKRNGMTWKTYTLSFLLTNVVLVAVSYIILRVQTGLPFNPNGIGNMEQSLAFNTVISFITNTNLQHYSGETGLTYFSQMAVIMMMMFTSAATGFSVAIAFVRGLTSKGQTIGNFFEDFVKAHTRIFLPFAFVITLVLVALQVPQTLDPTLSVTTLEGAVQHIAIGPVASLESIKHLGTNGGGFMGANSAHPFENPNPLTNVIEIVSMWALPAALPYTFGLFAKNKKQGWVIFSAMMCLFLVFLATAYASEKAGTPLIHSLGADASQGSMEGKETRFGIAQSALFTAVTTAATTGSVDNMHDTLTPLGGMVPMAEMMLNVVFGGKGVGLVNMLMYAILAVFICGLMVGRTPEFLGRKIEPKEMKLIAVAILAHPFIILVPTALAMAIDAGSSAITNPGFHGISQVLYEYTSSAANNGSGFEGLADNTAFWNVSTGLVMLFGRYISMIAMLAVAGSLVRKQPVPETLGTFRTNNALFTGLLAGTVILIGALTFLPAIALGPVAEHLTMR; encoded by the coding sequence ATGGAAATTTTGCAGATGGCGGTTGTTGTGGCGGTTGTGATCCTGCTCGTTAAACCGCTTGGCACCTATGTGTACCATGTGTTCTCGAACGAGCCGAACTGGACGGACCGGATATTCGGACCTGTAGAGAGGCTGCTCTATAAATGGATCGGGCTGAAAAAAAGGAACGGCATGACCTGGAAAACCTACACGCTTAGTTTCCTGCTCACGAACGTGGTGCTTGTCGCGGTCAGCTATATCATCCTGCGGGTGCAGACCGGGCTTCCGTTTAATCCGAACGGAATCGGCAATATGGAGCAGTCGCTGGCGTTTAATACGGTCATCAGCTTTATTACGAATACGAACCTGCAGCATTACAGCGGCGAAACGGGGCTTACCTATTTCTCGCAGATGGCGGTCATCATGATGATGATGTTTACGTCCGCCGCAACCGGCTTTTCGGTAGCGATCGCTTTCGTGCGCGGCCTTACGAGCAAAGGACAAACGATCGGCAACTTTTTCGAGGATTTTGTCAAAGCGCACACCCGCATTTTCCTGCCGTTTGCGTTCGTCATTACGCTTGTGCTTGTGGCGCTGCAAGTGCCGCAGACGCTTGACCCGACGTTATCGGTGACGACGCTGGAAGGCGCCGTGCAGCATATCGCGATCGGTCCGGTCGCTTCGCTGGAATCGATCAAGCATCTAGGCACAAACGGCGGCGGTTTTATGGGAGCGAACTCCGCCCATCCGTTCGAGAACCCGAATCCGCTGACGAATGTCATCGAGATTGTGTCGATGTGGGCGCTGCCGGCTGCTCTTCCTTATACGTTTGGCTTGTTCGCCAAAAACAAAAAGCAGGGCTGGGTCATTTTCTCGGCGATGATGTGCTTGTTCTTAGTGTTCTTGGCAACTGCCTATGCTTCGGAAAAAGCCGGAACACCGCTTATTCATTCGCTTGGCGCAGATGCCTCCCAAGGTAGCATGGAAGGCAAGGAGACGCGGTTCGGCATTGCGCAGTCCGCTTTGTTTACGGCTGTGACGACGGCGGCGACGACCGGATCGGTCGATAATATGCACGATACGCTGACGCCGCTTGGCGGCATGGTGCCGATGGCCGAAATGATGCTGAACGTCGTGTTTGGCGGCAAAGGGGTTGGCCTGGTCAACATGCTGATGTACGCCATACTGGCCGTATTTATTTGCGGCCTCATGGTCGGGCGCACGCCGGAATTTCTCGGGCGCAAAATCGAGCCAAAGGAAATGAAGCTGATCGCCGTCGCGATACTAGCGCATCCGTTTATTATTCTGGTGCCGACGGCGCTAGCCATGGCGATAGACGCCGGCAGTTCGGCGATTACGAACCCGGGCTTCCACGGCATTAGCCAGGTGCTGTACGAATATACGTCGTCGGCCGCCAACAACGGCTCGGGTTTCGAAGGGTTGGCTGACAATACGGCCTTCTGGAACGTCAGCACCGGCCTTGTCATGCTGTTCGGCAGATACATTTCCATGATTGCGATGCTCGCCGTCGCAGGTTCGCTTGTGCGCAAGCAGCCGGTACCGGAAACGCTTGGGACATTCCGGACCAATAACGCGCTGTTTACCGGACTGCTGGCCGGCACGGTTATCCTGATTGGGGCTTTGACCTTTTTGCCGGCGATTGCGCTTGGGCCTGTTGCCGAACATTTGACAATGCGATAA
- a CDS encoding TetR/AcrR family transcriptional regulator translates to MALIGVREKKKNARYKSIVLQAERLFLENGLDHVQMQDIADAERIGIATLFRYFPKKDKLIVAVAVANLERHIGKYKELAGASKPAYERLENVLDYLTREDHLQSGVKFREAFESYASFAKNPLTDIQDYIETQKEITGIFMEIVEAGITDGSIRADIPVKETVITIINAYGTFCNNIALKSPISYLEEDIATPNQQRILKQMLLSYIRP, encoded by the coding sequence ATGGCATTAATCGGAGTGAGGGAAAAGAAAAAAAATGCGCGGTACAAAAGCATCGTGCTGCAAGCCGAGCGGCTATTTCTCGAAAACGGGCTGGACCATGTCCAGATGCAGGATATCGCTGATGCCGAAAGAATCGGCATTGCCACCCTGTTCCGCTATTTTCCGAAAAAAGACAAGCTGATTGTAGCGGTAGCCGTTGCCAATCTGGAGCGGCATATCGGCAAATACAAGGAGCTTGCCGGCGCAAGCAAACCCGCCTATGAGCGGCTGGAGAACGTACTGGATTATTTGACGCGGGAAGACCATCTGCAAAGCGGGGTAAAATTCCGCGAAGCTTTCGAAAGCTACGCTTCTTTCGCCAAAAATCCGCTGACGGATATCCAGGATTACATCGAAACCCAAAAAGAAATTACGGGCATCTTCATGGAGATTGTGGAAGCCGGAATAACCGACGGCTCGATCCGGGCGGACATTCCGGTCAAAGAAACGGTCATTACGATCATTAATGCCTACGGCACCTTCTGCAACAACATCGCCCTCAAGTCGCCGATTTCCTATTTGGAAGAAGATATCGCAACCCCCAACCAACAGCGCATTTTGAAACAAATGCTGTTATCCTATATCCGGCCCTAA
- a CDS encoding winged helix-turn-helix transcriptional regulator has translation MDQLCPRFQKGMDLISKRWTGLIIHQLLNGPQRFCTVQSALPISGRLLSERFKELELEGIVHRHVYPEVPVRIEYSLTEKGLALEPVIREIEQWSKDWISAVQI, from the coding sequence ATGGATCAACTATGCCCGCGGTTTCAGAAAGGGATGGACCTTATTAGCAAACGTTGGACCGGACTGATCATTCACCAGCTGTTAAACGGCCCTCAACGTTTCTGCACAGTGCAATCGGCTTTGCCGATAAGCGGCAGATTGCTGTCGGAACGATTCAAGGAGCTTGAGCTGGAAGGGATTGTCCACCGGCATGTTTACCCCGAGGTGCCCGTCCGCATCGAATATTCGCTGACAGAAAAAGGCCTCGCGCTGGAACCGGTCATTCGGGAGATCGAGCAATGGTCGAAAGATTGGATTTCTGCCGTACAAATATAA
- the kdpF gene encoding K(+)-transporting ATPase subunit F produces the protein MILAAVVTVFVFLYLVYALLHPDKF, from the coding sequence GTGATTCTGGCAGCGGTTGTTACGGTATTTGTATTTTTGTATTTGGTGTACGCGCTGCTCCATCCGGATAAATTCTGA
- a CDS encoding histidine kinase, translating into MNRRKTPEQILDSIARLQRGRLKIIVGAASGSGKTFHLLLEGKQLMEQGVDVVVGSIAALSKPQLQQQLEGLEIVPGIRWPNEELECDMDVDALLHRNAEVVLVDGLAHRNRPGAVQRTRFEEVEALLQQGISIMTTLNAYELEGVAEAAFHRTGVRPEVTVPLGTLELADEVRLIDVSPETILKRLEEGGTGSQPPAISAGGLNVLRELALRLVAEGVAEELAKHREQLGLAPSAGTAERIAVCAQYDWNGSIYIRRGQQIARRLNGDLAVLAFVYPRKPLRKEQLAFKRSIIKLTEKVGAAFEEMPVRSKRSIPAALLRYAAAHHISRIVMGHSKEPRIKQLLKGDLAGSLLSRAPDMDLFLMADRAEQEGERILPAKQHKPVQEVFRRTTPEVMAERLSRVNRGSLKVYIGAAPGVGKTYTMLREGNGMLRKGEEVVIGLLETHGRQETEAQIGALETIPRKVHIYRGIELSEMDTDAILARSPELVLVDELAHTNVPGSRFRKRYEDVIRLLDNGISVVATMNVQHLESLNDSVERLTGVRVRETVPDFLLELADEVELIDVSPQMLRQRLKEGKVYAKDKIEQALSAFFTTTNLIGLRELALRELADEVDERLEAWDRSSSLRGPLRRREVIVVGVSLHPGGDKLIRRGFRIAHRLKAEWHVVHIEDHNLRSEEARIRAKSMASLTHRLGGIYKTVAASPAVPLAGQLVRVADQVQATQLIVGRSAAGRGKFPPWKRNVAQDLLRLARHMDVLIASAWTTDVPGSRCGDK; encoded by the coding sequence ATGAACCGGAGAAAAACGCCCGAGCAAATACTCGATTCCATTGCCCGGCTCCAGCGGGGAAGGCTGAAAATTATCGTTGGCGCCGCCAGCGGCTCCGGCAAAACGTTCCATCTGCTGCTGGAAGGCAAGCAGCTGATGGAGCAAGGTGTTGACGTTGTAGTTGGCTCCATAGCTGCGCTGAGCAAGCCGCAATTGCAGCAGCAACTGGAAGGACTGGAGATCGTGCCCGGCATCCGATGGCCGAATGAGGAACTCGAATGCGATATGGATGTCGATGCGCTGCTGCATCGTAATGCCGAGGTTGTGCTGGTGGACGGCCTGGCCCATCGCAATCGGCCGGGGGCGGTGCAGCGCACCCGGTTCGAAGAGGTAGAAGCGCTTCTGCAGCAGGGGATCAGCATTATGACAACCTTAAACGCCTACGAGCTGGAAGGCGTTGCGGAGGCTGCTTTTCACCGGACGGGAGTCCGGCCGGAAGTCACGGTGCCTTTGGGCACGCTGGAGCTGGCGGATGAAGTTCGTCTTATAGATGTTTCGCCGGAGACGATTTTGAAGCGGCTGGAAGAAGGCGGTACAGGCAGCCAGCCTCCGGCGATATCTGCAGGCGGACTGAACGTGCTGCGCGAGCTCGCTTTAAGGCTTGTAGCGGAAGGAGTCGCGGAGGAGCTGGCCAAACATCGGGAACAGCTTGGACTTGCCCCGTCAGCAGGCACAGCGGAACGAATTGCCGTATGCGCCCAATATGATTGGAACGGCTCCATATATATTCGAAGAGGGCAGCAGATTGCCCGCCGCTTAAACGGGGATTTGGCCGTGCTTGCCTTCGTTTATCCCCGCAAGCCGCTTCGCAAGGAGCAGCTTGCTTTCAAGCGTTCTATTATAAAGCTGACTGAAAAGGTTGGCGCTGCATTCGAAGAGATGCCGGTTCGCAGCAAACGTTCGATACCGGCGGCGCTTCTCCGGTATGCGGCGGCGCATCATATAAGCCGCATCGTCATGGGCCACTCCAAGGAGCCGCGTATAAAGCAGCTCCTGAAAGGAGATTTGGCTGGCAGCTTGCTTAGCCGCGCGCCCGATATGGATTTGTTTTTGATGGCGGACCGTGCGGAGCAGGAAGGGGAACGTATACTGCCGGCGAAGCAGCATAAGCCGGTGCAGGAAGTGTTTCGCCGGACGACGCCGGAAGTGATGGCCGAGCGGCTGAGCCGGGTAAACCGCGGCAGCCTGAAAGTGTATATTGGCGCAGCGCCGGGCGTCGGCAAAACGTATACGATGCTGCGGGAAGGCAATGGGATGCTGCGCAAAGGGGAAGAGGTGGTCATCGGCCTGCTGGAGACGCATGGGCGTCAAGAGACGGAAGCGCAAATCGGCGCGCTGGAAACAATTCCGCGCAAGGTGCATATTTACCGGGGGATCGAGCTGTCCGAAATGGATACGGACGCTATCCTTGCGCGCAGCCCCGAGCTAGTGCTGGTGGATGAGCTTGCCCATACGAATGTGCCGGGAAGCCGTTTCCGCAAACGGTACGAAGATGTGATCAGACTGCTCGATAACGGAATTTCCGTTGTCGCAACAATGAACGTGCAGCATTTGGAAAGCTTAAACGATTCGGTCGAGCGGCTGACAGGCGTACGTGTGCGGGAGACGGTGCCTGACTTTCTATTGGAGCTTGCAGACGAGGTAGAGCTGATTGATGTCTCGCCGCAAATGCTGCGTCAGCGGCTGAAAGAAGGAAAAGTTTATGCAAAGGACAAAATCGAACAGGCGTTATCCGCTTTTTTTACAACAACGAATCTAATTGGACTTCGTGAATTGGCGCTGCGTGAACTGGCGGATGAGGTCGACGAGCGGCTGGAAGCGTGGGACCGGAGCAGCTCGCTGCGCGGCCCGCTGAGGAGGCGGGAGGTTATTGTAGTTGGCGTCAGCCTGCATCCCGGCGGAGATAAACTTATCCGGCGCGGATTTCGTATCGCCCATCGGTTAAAAGCGGAATGGCATGTGGTGCATATTGAAGATCATAATCTGCGGAGCGAGGAAGCGAGAATTCGCGCCAAGTCTATGGCAAGCCTCACTCATCGTTTAGGCGGCATATACAAGACGGTAGCCGCAAGTCCGGCTGTTCCGCTTGCCGGGCAGCTTGTCCGGGTGGCCGATCAGGTTCAGGCGACACAATTAATTGTAGGAAGATCGGCTGCTGGACGCGGAAAATTTCCGCCCTGGAAGCGGAATGTTGCGCAAGACCTGCTGCGGCTGGCAAGGCATATGGATGTGCTGATCGCCTCGGCTTGGACGACCGATGTGCCCGGCAGCCGCTGCGGCGATAAATAA